In Yamadazyma tenuis chromosome 7, complete sequence, the sequence agaaatcataTGTGCCTTGAATAAACCATCCTGTCCTTTGCCAATTGAGAACTTTCAACTTGCACAATTTCTGAACAAAGTACGCAAAGTACGTGGACAAGTACATCAAGCAGTCCACCAAGGCTACTTTCCAGAGATCCTTTCTCAAGACCTGAACCACAGGTAACTGATAAAAGGGGGCAGACTGGTCAATCCAGGCGTGAACAATATTGTTCACCATCAAGAACCCCGTGGCCAACCAGAACAAGACGTATATCCCGTACATCTCGGAGTCTTTGAAGTAGTCAGCATCAAAAatggttgttgaggtttccaagaacttaatatcaccaaactgCGACCGGTAATTAGGACCATCCGCAGTCGATTCAGACGTCGATTCACCTCTCTTGGGCTTCTTGACCCGTGTGTGGCGGTGCTTGGCATCAATtgagttgattttggtcCGGATAACCTCTACAGGCACATCCTGGATCTCTGACTGTGGAAATGATTGATCAATTTCTGAGGTGCCTGTACCCTCTATTTCGGTGCTAAACTCCTTATACTCGTCAGAACCCACAAGAGAGGCTCTGGTGCCGGAGTTCCTCCCGACAATTATCGAAAGGTTTTGGTCTGTCTCCCGGTGTTGCATTAGAACCACTAAAGTACAAACAAATTGTAATCACGAGGGAAGAGTTCGGTCTTTATAATTAATGCCTGCCGGCGCGGCTTATTCGGCACAGGCGATAAACACCCCAACATGATGAAATATAAATTACTATGTACAAAGAGACACTAATGGGGATaatttgttggtgttgggcAACTATCAACGGTACACTCTTTCAAAAGGCCGTGTGTCGTTGAAACACGACATCCACACCGCATTAACGGCATTTTCAGCGTCTTGCTTGGTTTTACAGTTCGGATTCGCCGACACCGATAGCGTGGCTCTTCTCTTGATGCATGCCTGGAACTTCTTGTCGAAATTGGCGAGGCCTGTTTTCTTTATTTCGTTGAAAATTCGACACTCTCCACTCAACATCGAAGCTCGGATCTCTGTGCATGCGTGGTGTTTtaagttggtcaagtcaACCTTGAACTTAAGGTGGTCGTACGCGTGAACAAGTTCATGGGTGAGAATATCTTCCAACTGCCATTTGTCTCGGATCCAATTGGAACACAATAAGATCcccatttgtggatgaaaCCCTCCACCCTTCAAGTCGTCACATACTTCACATTTGATATTCTTGGACGATAAGTTGCCACCAAGCTTGTTCACATGATCCATCATGAACCGCACCGATGGAGAGTACTGAAGAACCCAGTCTCTTTCTGATACACAAGCATCGCATCTTTGGGGAAGCTGTTTAGCATTGTAGTCGATTTCAAACTGACGCTTGTCTGCATCACTCATGCCCATTCCGGTCCGGTACAGCATGCTCCGGCGCCACCAGTCGAACCCCGAGAGCTTTTCGGGTGGCGATGGTTTGCTGGTGGTGTTCTCTTGTGAAGACATCGAGCGGTGGAAAtgaagatttgaaaaattgcGCATATCACCTACATCTCATTTTTTTTCTTAACAAGATACAGATGGTCTCTAATATCTGGGTGGCAGCCGCTGACAACCAGGTGGCCATTGTCGacgacttcttgaagtcagGTCAATATACTCCTAATGCGAAGGACCCAAATGGGTACACTCCCATCCATGCTGCTGCTTCCTATGGCCATATTGGGCTTTTGCGACTCTTAATCAGCAAAGGAGGTGATATAAATATCCAGGATAACGAAGGCGACACGCCCTTGCACCACTGTGAAGATGTACGTACCGCCAAAGTATTGGTCAAAGACCTTGACTGTGACTGGACTATCAAAAACGAGGATGGCCTCACCGCCTTGGAGTATAGAATAGAGGATGAAGAGTTCCCAGAGCTCATCGAGTATTTAAAGACGGTTAAATATGAAGCTGAGGGCCCAGATGCTGTTCAAACAGCAACACCTAGCGAAGAGGCTGCCTCTGGTTCATCAGATATACATCTGTCGCTTCCTGAAGCAGTGGACGGACAGAATATCAggttttctttggagtcTGAAGTAGAAGGAGAAATTAGTGAAGACAGGAGAAAGCAAATCGAGGCAATTATCAACGGTGAGAATCCCGAGGAAGCATTGAGACAGCTAGTGACCAATGCTGTTCATGAGGGTATGGCACAGTACAGAGAGGTACAACCAGGAGGTGAAAACGAGGTActgaaaaagagaaaagagtAGTCTGGTATGGCACCCACTTTCATATGTACATAGATACTGGTCACATCAATCCATCGACCGTCATCAAATTTAATTCCTATAGTTATTCCGTACAAGTGCATCGTAAATATTGTGTGGAGATAAAACATTCCACGAAAAATGGCGAGCATTTTCGTCCAATTTTTGCCTTGAAAAATTCTACTATCTTTCGCCATAATAAATAATGTTACAGATTATCACATCTATTGCATTAATGGCagctgttgctgctgctaGTACCACTGTGGAGGATGTTGCTTCCCTGACTGTATGGGATCGTATCAAGAATAACGACTGGAGATTGGAATTGATCACTATCAGTTTCACccttgggtttgtggttttaTTCAAGATTGGTGATTTGTACAACAAGAGTTTAGTtaccaagtttttggaagGAACCAAGGAAACTTTGGAAGCAAACTTTTTCCAAGTGGGAGTTTCTAAGGAAGACTTGTACATCAAGGATTCCCCTGAAAACTATTCTTCTTATGCCACTGGTAGAGAAAACATCGCCAAGGTCAACTTTGACTTTAAATTGAGACCAAGAAACAACATTTTTGTTTGGATTCTTGAAGGTATTATGTCCTATTTCACTGAGTACGTTCAAAAGCCTATCGATAAGGTTGATATCGTCATTCaaccttcaattccttaTGATAACTTTATCAGCGCAATTGTGTCTAAACTTGGAATGAATGACTTCAGAAAGTTCAATTactttttgtctttgacCAGAACCGTTGACTCTACCAAGATCCCTGAATCATTTGTATTTATGAGTGAAGGTAGCGAATTCCATGACAAGTTATTGACTCCAGCTTTGGCTGATGCTTTGACTATTGAAGCTGCTTCATATATCAGATATATTGCGTTCACTGACCAAGCTACTGAAAAGCCAGATTCTCCAGAAGGTTATGCCCCTTACCGGAGAATTGTTATTTCCATGAGCTTACCTTCCAAAAAGGCTCAAATTGCTCAAATTTCCAAGACTTTAGATGCTATATTTTCTATCATTGACGGTATCGCCGAAAAGTCCATTACCTTCAAGTCCgaaagtttgaaaaaggTAGCCAAGACCAGAGAAAccgaattgaacaaaatcttgaaggCCCTAGAACAGGAAAGACTAGAAATCgaagctgaagaaaaggCCAAGTTAAAGAGAGAAGAAAGGGAAAAGATCAGAAACTTGAGTCCTGAAGAACAagccaagttggagaagaaggagctggaaaagaagcaaaagaagCTTCAAAAGAAACAAAGAGTTAGAATGTAATCAAGTTTGACACTTTTGTATAAATATATAATCCT encodes:
- a CDS encoding uncharacterized protein (COG:S; EggNog:ENOG503P5JB; BUSCO:EOG09265313), which produces MVSNIWVAAADNQVAIVDDFLKSGQYTPNAKDPNGYTPIHAAASYGHIGLLRLLISKGGDINIQDNEGDTPLHHCEDVRTAKVLVKDLDCDWTIKNEDGLTALEYRIEDEEFPELIEYLKTVKYEAEGPDAVQTATPSEEAASGSSDIHSSLPEAVDGQNIRFSLESEVEGEISEDRRKQIEAIINGENPEEALRQLVTNAVHEGMAQYREVQPGGENEVSKKRKE
- a CDS encoding uncharacterized protein (EggNog:ENOG503NWBR; COG:S) — encoded protein: MLQIITSIALMAAVAAASTTVEDVASSTVWDRIKNNDWRLELITISFTLGFVVLFKIGDLYNKSLVTKFLEGTKETLEANFFQVGVSKEDLYIKDSPENYSSYATGRENIAKVNFDFKLRPRNNIFVWILEGIMSYFTEYVQKPIDKVDIVIQPSIPYDNFISAIVSKLGMNDFRKFNYFLSLTRTVDSTKIPESFVFMSEGSEFHDKLLTPALADALTIEAASYIRYIAFTDQATEKPDSPEGYAPYRRIVISMSLPSKKAQIAQISKTLDAIFSIIDGIAEKSITFKSESLKKVAKTRETELNKILKALEQERLEIEAEEKAKLKREEREKIRNLSPEEQAKLEKKESEKKQKKLQKKQRVRM
- the ARE2 gene encoding Sterol O-acyltransferase 2 (Sterol-ester synthase 2) (COG:I; BUSCO:EOG09264RBX; EggNog:ENOG503NXII; MEROPS:MER0127117), translating into MSSQENTTSKPSPPEKLSGFDWWRRSMSYRTGMGMSDADKRQFEIDYNAKQLPQRCDACVSERDWVLQYSPSVRFMMDHVNKLGGNLSSKNIKCEVCDDLKGGGFHPQMGILLCSNWIRDKWQLEDILTHELVHAYDHLKFKVDLTNLKHHACTEIRASMLSGECRIFNEIKKTGLANFDKKFQACIKRRATLSVSANPNCKTKQDAENAVNAVWMSLVLMQHRETDQNLSIIVGRNSGTRASLVGSDEYKEFSTEIEGTGTSEIDQSFPQSEIQDVPVEVIRTKINSIDAKHRHTRVKKPKRGESTSESTADGPNYRSQFGDIKFLETSTTIFDADYFKDSEMYGIYVLFWLATGFLMVNNIVHAWIDQSAPFYQLPVVQVLRKDLWKVALVDCLMYLSTYFAYFVQKLCKLKVLNWQRTGWFIQGTYDFFFLLFWSLVASEHILGFPWIGRVFLMLHSLVFLMKMHSYGFYNGYLWTISEELEFSEKYISRCTPDNHSVSPEKDLDEHKQTLLNSIKFCKFELAFQASANYTSNDPNVILDGPSVKFPDNITVENFFWFSMFPTVVYTLNFPRTKRIRWSYVGEKVLAVFGIFFLMIIIAQKGFYPLILQARAAKTLPSGLKVQQYFLVLIDMIPYFLLEYIFTFFIIWEFILNVIAELSCFADRDFYGPWWSCSDWGEFARIWNRPVHKFLLRHVYHSSISTIRLNSFQASIFTFVLSSLVHELVMFCIFRTFRGYLLLLQMSQLPMMMIAKTPLMKGRKTLGIVVCWVGFISGPSIICTLYLFF